The following is a genomic window from Puntigrus tetrazona isolate hp1 chromosome 20, ASM1883169v1, whole genome shotgun sequence.
TTGTCCAAGTATGTCTGAACACAAACTCAAGCTTGTCTCACCTGTAGTCCAGGTAGCGAATGAAATCGTAGATGTCGTAAATGTACATCCAGCTGTGGATGTTTACGGCACCTGTTGCTATGGTAACCAGCAGCATGAGCGCCAGCTTGACCACATGGCTGAGCTGTACGAGCATAACAGTTGCCACGAGCGACAGCACTGATATGTATCCGTAGTGTTTGGGGTTCTCTGCGCAACCGCCGTCACCCAGAGACTCGAGTGTCATGCCGGAAGAGGAGTTCAGCAGCACAAGAGGGGGCTGAACACAGCTCAGCTGAAGAAAATGgcaggaaaaaacattttaagagcCCTATTTAAACACAAAGTCTAAAATGCAAGTTGCAGGTGCATTTAGGGCGTGtctaaatgcacttttgctaTTTTAGCGACGAGAAAATGGTCTGTGTGCCCAGGTGCATAGTTATATTGGGTTGTCCCTATTCTCTTGATAAGcaatgggtgttttttgggTGTAATGTGCAATAATCCAACTAGGGTCTCATCTCCCATTCAAATAGATTGCTATTTACATTGCGGAAATTTTGCTTTTCAAGTGAAGAAACCGATCTGCTCATGCGCAAGGCTAATTCTGATACACGCAATGACTGtccatcattacatttttatatgtatgtagcctacaaaataatataactacACAATAAtcctttagtttttaatatttggcatGTGTGCTCCTGGGCATACTTGTGTGTAATAAGCAAAGTCAATGTGCGTTGTGGACCCGCCCACATTAACGCTAATGATAGGGCCCTAAAATTCAGAATTtactaaatgatttttgaaatatgCAATACAATGGCAATACAAAGTCAGGATACAGGACATCATACGATCATGTCAGAACAATAATCagtcagtaataataatttgaaaattggTGACGTCTCTTTTCTCACCATATCAGCCACCTCAGCCATGGTCAGAACAAATATGGCAGCCATTGCCCATGTGTTACGAGCCCATCGTGTGCGGTCGATCCACTGAGAGAAAGACACCAGCCTACGGGGGAAGACCTGATACACACATATCACAATATTGCAtagtcagtctctctctcacacacagccaaaattactcaaaaaagtttgaaaaacgggaagctgaaataaaataaaatataatatactgcattaaaaaaaaatctaattaatttcaattaaattcatttaagtactgaaatgactaaaactgcaATAAACTGGAATGTAAATCAATTTAAGCTAGTAATGtgtaaatttgtactttttgaaTAGAAATATGGCGTATGTAAAAAGCGCAGCCTTTTGcatttcagtacagtaactatcCTCCAAACTGTTGGCATAGTTTACATCAGGCAAGAGTGTGCACGTTTATATTGACaacatgattaaatatttgGAGTATCTTGCTTATAAAAAACAATGACACAAGGACTTTTCATTCTGATGTAACTGATATGTTCATCGACATAAATACTTGATTTTGAGAGATTAACTAAAgatttttacatgcaaatattaatgATGATTCGAGAAAAATGCTCTCAGTTCTGCGACTGagaaaaacttaaattaactcattaatgaaaatattaattattttctttcttctactTTTAAAAGTGAATAATGACAAAAGGATGCTCTCGTGAGTTCACTCAATGTGATGTTGGACTTACTCGAGGAAAGATGGCTGCTAGTGAACACAGCGTCAGAATCAGAAGTAACAGCTCACCAACAGCTAGAGTCACATAATTCACTATCAGCCTGTCAGAAATCAAGCGGATATGAAAACATTACACAAGAGAGGTGTTAATATCAATAAAGTATATGAATAGTCCATTTATTATGTTGTATTAGTGATGAATTATTTATGATCCTCACTTACTGTGGGTCTATGAGCATTTCCATGACTGAGGTGAAGATCAGAACGACACAACAACAGCTGAACGCAACACCCGTCCGTCTCTCCTTCTCTGCTGAGTAACGAGACTCCAGATCAGAGTCCTCAAACCTCAGAGACAGAACCGACGTCTTCCTCTTCTCCAGACTGAGAGGGAGACGGTGATGTGAGACAAAGCAAAGAGAAACTGGGACTGAAGCAAAAGTAAATGGTCATTAcgtctcctctgtctctctctccagcagAGCTTTGTTCAGCAGCTGGTTCAGATGCTCATCCTCTATCCCTTCATCGATCATATTAGCCAGCTGCAGCTGCTGAGAAACCACACACAGGTCAAAGGTCGATatggagagacagacagatagatagataaatatagacagacagacagaccgacagacagatagataaatatagaaagacagacagacacacagatatatagatatagacagacagacagacagacagacagacagatagatagatagatagatagatagatagatagatagatagatagatagacagatagatagatagatagatagatagatagatagatagatagacagacagacagacagacagacagacagacagatagatagatagatagacagacagacagacagataatagatagatagatagatagatagatagatagatagatagatagatagatagatagatagatagatagatagatagatagatagatagatagatagatagatagatagatctcaCCTGTGTCTCTGACTCCTCAGGTATGTTCTTTACTGATGTGTAACTGCCGCTGGGTTTTGTTGTATTAATCACCTGAAGAAAGTTTCAGATCAGTTATAATGAGAACAGCAGATCAGAGAATAAGAAAATCGATCTTGATACGCACTGTGCCGTTGGTCACTCCGTTTGTTTTGGGAGTGTCTTTGGACACGAGCACCAGGTATGTGTCGATACCTTTCTCCAGAAGATACTCACAGCGCTCTCCTCCATTGCCCTCCTCCAGCTCAAACTCACCGTGCAAACAGTCCATTGTGTTCTGAGAGATGTGCACACGCCTGCAGAGAGAGTCAGCTACACTGCAATTCACAAACAAGAAACTAATGATTTAAATACAGATTGCAGCTCATCTCACCCTGGGATGCCTCCTGACTCCATCTTGTTTGCTACAGTAACATCAGTAGACCAGACATCAAACTGCCAGCGCTTCTGTCCCAGGACTCCACCGAGTACAGTACCCGTGTGCACACCCACACGCATGTCCACTTCTGTCTGAGTTTTTTCACGCACATATCTGAGCATAAGAGAGAAGCATATGAGTCAATAAAAATGTCTGCTTTATAGTGGTTTGATTATATTAATCAATTATAAtataactgtatatttatatgtttaatgaaaaaatcatatattgattatacatattatacatatttatttatctatgttatttaatttttttataaatataaattatatatatataatatatatatatatatatatatatatatatatatatatatatatatatatatatatatatatatatatataatatatacataaaacttaaaatgaaaacataaaaataatacatatacacataaaacagtatatagtattttgtaattgtaataatgtatatataatataataataataacatatatatatttcaaaatcaaaaaacgCAGAAcgttttctgtaaggggtagggttaggtgtagggttggttgTGGGatgttttgtacagtataaatacagtccaataaatgacaaaaaacaacatgcgtgtgtgactgtgtgagtgtgtatgtgtataaaactgattttcatattcatataccTACAAACGAATTCCTTAAAGCAGTAGAACCCTACTTTTGTAGGTGGTTTTTAAGTGCCCTcttattattcataattcaaCAAATTCATCAGTGTTTCTTCCAACCCCTCCCACACTGATAAGCTCTAGGTAAAGTTTTTTCACAGATGCCATATATTTGAGATAAAACCCCTCCCATATGGCGTGTCCTGTAGATAAAGCTCCACCCAGTGGATGTGTGCTTACGAGATGGCCTCCACCATAGACAGGCCCATCATAATGGAGCAGACAGCATGATCTTCACGGTAATCTGGCAAACCACAGATACAGTAATAACAGTCTCCCAGAATCTTGATCCTCAGCTGGTGGTGTTGCTGTTAAAACACAGTGTTTGTATCTCATAAAAGTACCCTATAATATATGAATTTGTAGTCTTTTCTTCACAAGGTggacatacataaatatataaaatgtgtgcgTTGGCTGTTTTTACTCACTGCTGCTAGTTTGTCGAAGCGAGCAAAGAGTTCGTTGAGCAGTTTGACAAGTTCTTTTGGGGTCACGGCAGAAGACAGTTGTGTAAAACCTACAATGTCTGCGAAAAGGATACTGCAGAGAGCGTGGAGATGTTAGATCAATACTTCAGTGTGTTTGAAGAATTTGAACAGCCTTGtttgaagtcaacatgaaatgactGAACAAACCTGTAATGTGTAGTATTTGTGAATTAAACATGatattcaacaataaaaaaatgctttggcTTATTATGAGACATCGTTTTGCGATCTACTAGTGTAACGATATAAATACAGGAAGGTTACACtgaaaaatttgtatttatgtatttgatttgcatttataattattcatttggATTATACCGTTTTAACACAAGAACACGTAATAAATGTAACATGAAGCATATTTGTCAGTcgtacatttattaaacataagaAAAAGGTAGGATTTCTACACTCAAAAAAAATGGcagtttattaatacatttgcatgtattttgttatatttaaaaaatattattttcaaaaggcACGTATACAAATAGCATAAATCTTTTTATTGATAAaccaattacatttattcagttaaaaATTATGGATGGAACAATCAATATTTAGTTagttaattcaattaattaaaaagagaggtactaaaactaaaaaccaagcagtttttgttataatatatatatatatatatatatatatatatatatatcagcttaTTCTCATTTTCACTGAGGTTATCtcaatgtactaaaataacaataaactgtatttaatcaaataaaactaattgaaagtcaataaaatatgtatatatatataaaaaaaaaactataatagtatctaAAACAAccatgataaaaatatataagattaaattaaattaaatttattattgatatataatttatatatcaatatataattgatttattattgcATTCTATTTATCAGCACTAGAATAGAAATGATATCTATATATCGGTGAACAGACTCAAAAGAATCACTGAGGTGAATCAAAATCAAGTTGTGcgtaataataaatgaagacagaataaCAGTCATGGAGTGACCATTAATTTGAGTGTTTTACCTGACATTTTCATGGCGGTACATGTACATGGTATTGAACTGCTGAGCATCTGATTTCTGATTGGCTCCTTTCTTCATGCCCTGAAGCATCTCATCTGCTATGTGCTTCGGCAAAATGGACAACAGCAATTCCTCCTATACATGGACAAAACATACGGTACATATCAAAATACGTATCTACACGTTTGTGATTATGCACTATAATCCTATCgtaattataacaaataaagAATTGCAACGTCTTATGATCTTTGCAAGagtcaaatgtatatttataatttagtgGAGCTTCAACAGGTGTATCTAAAGTCTAAAACACTGTCCTCGCTCTAGTTCACGAGAAGAAGAGCGATGTGGGATTTCGGGAGTTTGATCGCAGAGTGCATTTGTCCCTTGACGCCGTTGCCATGGTGAGTTAAACCTGTCATccgtgctctgattggctggatgCACTCAAATCCCAGAAGCCACCGCTACTGCAGTGGCATTCTGGGATTGACAAGGTCTCTGGAAAGCATGTGACAACATAAGCAGGACAGACAGAAATACATGCTGTACAGATAGGCTGGTGTTAGCGATTAAGGATTCCATTAACACTTAATAGCAAATACTGTTAGTCGGTAATATGGCACAAGCTGTCAACATAAATGGGGCAAGACATCACATGGGAACCTGCCATTAATTTGCAgaatttaaacagtaaaataatgctgataaaaaagtaattcataAGCGTAATGAAAAAGTTGCATAGTTGGGACTACTAAGTATCCCAAGTTGATTtcaccataaaacattttggtgCATTAAGTGGTTCAACAAAATTGATGGATGACATATTTTGTCCAGGACTATCTGTTTGTTGACTAATAGCAGAAAGAAGGAGCGCTTTGAAAAATTAGTTTCAAAATAGTTAatgtttgcaattaaaaaaaggtttacagtTTGGATTTGTGATGCTAGTGCCACAGAAATACCATCTGGTAGTGGTATcacgcctttttttttttgattttttccaATACTCACTGATACACATGCATCACAAAATCCTCTTTTGAGACATTTATCTTTCTGTTCACTAAGCTAAAAcgataaaaaacttttttcatcACTTCAACACAAAAAgtgttaccttgtacttgtacatgtgtaatgacaataaagttgaatctaatctaatctaatctaaaataaaatatatgttaaatatttgaaaaattattgtatttcagCTAGTTTTTCAGGTAGTAagcattgtttcttttttttatttactttaatttgtactaaaataataaaaactaaaactgaacttatatatataattataatatataatttaatacatgtaTAGTCTTTATGCAGCTATTacataaacaatttaataaatatatacaatgttaaatatatatatttttatgaagctcttaaaatacttaatatgttttcatgtagctcttaaattaataaatatgtaattcaaTCGTACTATGGAGGGTCGAATTACTAAAAATGGAagagtaaataaaatttttaatatataaataaattgttaaatacataataaaataatgaaatatataaataatgtagaaatacataaataaatatataaatatttattcatgtatttaattatttcattttaattatttatttatttattaattaattcattcattcatttatttcattgacatttaattttcagGGTTACAGTTGTTGGATCGTCACCAAGTGGGTTGTATCACCTTTGATTTGAACTTGATTTCTTCGGTCTTGCTTCTAGTTTAAgcggcttttttgtttttcgcaTCACGGGCTATAGCTGAGAATGACAAAAGATCAGTTTTTGTGTCTTTGACACGTTTTTTTGCCATAATTCTAAATTGTTAATGATGAAGTATGACGTCTTTAAAGCTGAAAATCTATCTAATTATGAAGGTAAATCAGTAACACAACTCGAGAGCCGTTTAAATTGAATGTGAAAACTtgtcatattaatatttgtattacagAATTTACACTCACAGCTCTGAtgtgaaaatctgaaatttgaAGTTGTGGTTAATAGTTCTAAATTTGTTCAAAATTTTCAGTGCTGCTCTCCTCGCGTCGTTTCATGTCATCTTCTCACTCATTAAACTATGACAGTTGCTTTACTGCAAAAAATGGTCACTCTAAAGTGATGAAACTATGGTtccatgtgctttttaaaaccattttcatagGCAGATGTATCCCTTCTGCCTTGACCATAAAGTAGATTCATTTCTACTATGAATGTGAATTGTTCTACGATggaaataaacactttattcattcattttgtgttttaagtaAATGTGAAAAGAAGATCGGTTCACATTTGAATTGTGTCACGACACgttaaagagccacaaaactatatttattgttttattaaccTTGTTTTATATCATAAGTTACCTGCTCTGTCTTGTTTGTCGGTGTTTTGTCATCTTTCTcttttgaatttgtatttttttaatgcgtgAGAAGACGTGTGTAGTGTGAGAGCTGCATTGTGTTGTTCCTGAACAAGAAAGAAGACCAAAGAAATCGAGTTTGAAAGGTGACGCCACTCACTGAGTGACATGCTGGCAACCGTAACAccgaaaatgaaataaataaataaatgattaaatacactAATATACTAatacactaataaaaacaatgaataaatagataaatgattaaatagataaatgaatatataaataaatatgtgattaatcaattaataaacagataaataaatataaatatttacatatttgtgtttgcatttttgcgtttagttatatatttaattatttcattttgtatttaacaatttatttctaacaatttaaaaaaactttaataaacaaatcagAAGTGCTGATTATGTTAATGatattactataataactatatgtaaataatataataataaataaataataataataatatatacatggatGTGATTCATGCAtctgttaaatgaattattaaataaatataagtctTCATATAGCTgctaaataatttcataattgtttggtatttttttctttatgcagCCCTCaaatagtaaatatatgtaACTTTTTGGCTGAACTAATGTCTGTATtgcactttaataaaaataaactatatatatatatatatatatatatatatatatatatatatatatatatatatatatatatatatatatatatgcctatcATAAAACTAGGTTTAGTACGTACTGTGTGACcaacataaaataatgtgtgATGGCAAATTTGGGCTCTTGGGTCTTTAGTGTTGCTGCTGTCACAATAACAGTAGCCTAGGGATTGACTTCAGTACTGCAATAAGAGTGACAACGGAACACAACCtgctctatgtgtgtgtgtgtgtgtgtgtgtgtgtgtgtgtgtgtgtgtgtgtgtgtgtgtgtgtgtgtacagtgtgtcCTTGTCTCTAGTTCTGCTCAGATGTGCCAATAACAGGTAACAGGACACATGGGTCCCAGAGCAGAGCTCCACCACTGAGCCCAATTAGAACATCTCGGTGCATTCATTACTCACACACTCTAACATGGCGCAAAATCCCCACAATAGCATCCGGTGCAACCGTTTTTATTCAGAGAGAATATGTATTTGGGTATGCATTTGTGCACGTACCTGCTGTTGGCTCTGTTCTTTCAGCGTAAGACTGACTTCCAGAGATTGTTTGGCCTCAAGGAACGCCGTTCGGTACTTACGGTCGGCCATGAAATATGACATCACGCCCACCAGCACAGCAGCAAAATACAGCATCAGATTCGCCACCAGCTACGAGAAACAACACACTCATGTCACTTTTGTTTGAATATACACACTCCAGCCTCACAGGACATGGTTTTGcacatgaaaaatgtaatgttttaaaggtGTGGTTGAGATCGACCCATGACGTCAATGTGAAATTGTCGTATCATATCCTTCCATGGGACCGGTGTGCATGACATATAACATGTTGCTCCCACAACCCTCTGCTGTATGCATTACAGTTTTAGGGACTGTCCCACAATCTCCCCAAAGTACCGTTTGCAAGTGTCTATGTAAAATTAGAAAACACTTAAACTGTTACTAATTCAGTGTAAATGTTTAGGAGTTATTTTATGCTCactgaggctgcatttatttgatgaaaatacagcataatagtgtgaaatattacaatttaaaaaattacttttctattatataaaatgtaatttatttctgtaaggggaatcgtgattaatcacatcgaaggtaaagaataataataaagattatattaaaataataataattattattaaaaataattatattgtaaaataaaaacattattaaatatcacttcaagtaaaatactattatagatattataattcaattattacaaaatacaattatttcatataatttatttattacatgaaGTAGCCTACTATTTTTATATGGTTAGCCTATATTAATATATCgattatattattcaaatgtaaaaaataaaatagtattaaaatataatataacacaatTACTCAATGCAATTTATTTGTCACCTCATTAAAGactatttttgtaatgaaattaGACTGTGCCTTCATAAACACCATGGTAACAAAATTCataccatttaaaaaagtatataaaattgtaattaccATTACAAAATAGCACTGTGTGGGTACCAAGCGCATTCAGAAGCATAAACAATGCAAATCGCTGTAAATGATTTcttcacaaacaaaaatacttttaagtattttcaatatatatatatatatatatatatatatatatatatatatatatatatatatatatatatatatatatatatatatttttttttttttttttttttttaaagtggcaTGATAATATCCTAATATTCAAGGTTATTCAATGTTAAGTGACAAAACTATAAGTGCGCGTTTCTGTGAACTGGGGACGTCTATTACTTATACTGACCAAAAACATCCCCTAAAATATCCCCTtacagaaaacctgtttgcattgttacactttcagataggttaaacatcatttactagttttgatattttttggccagtcccaaaatgtaaaaaaaaaaaaaaagatttttactaTCCTTTT
Proteins encoded in this region:
- the LOC122324966 gene encoding adenylate cyclase type 3-like isoform X1; this encodes MSVNGTQDGPVTVAEPHAGGGAREITAARGGSLSLPRFMRLKFAPESLEKVYQTYFLRQRQETLLVLIVFAALFNGYVVIMCAVVYSEDKLKTLAVAAGGLASDILLYILCRFRLLPGFVSRGLVPYALWTLITVHVLCYFSLNFAGFHAAGDTVGWQTFFLFSFFLTLPLPLAPIALLSALSCCAHTLLLAFTIAQRHQDKLQLTVLIRQLVANLMLYFAAVLVGVMSYFMADRKYRTAFLEAKQSLEVSLTLKEQSQQQEELLLSILPKHIADEMLQGMKKGANQKSDAQQFNTMYMYRHENVSILFADIVGFTQLSSAVTPKELVKLLNELFARFDKLAAQHHQLRIKILGDCYYCICGLPDYREDHAVCSIMMGLSMVEAISYVREKTQTEVDMRVGVHTGTVLGGVLGQKRWQFDVWSTDVTVANKMESGGIPGRVHISQNTMDCLHGEFELEEGNGGERCEYLLEKGIDTYLVLVSKDTPKTNGVTNGTVINTTKPSGSYTSVKNIPEESETQQLQLANMIDEGIEDEHLNQLLNKALLERETEETLEKRKTSVLSLRFEDSDLESRYSAEKERRTGVAFSCCCVVLIFTSVMEMLIDPQLIVNYVTLAVGELLLLILTLCSLAAIFPRVFPRRLVSFSQWIDRTRWARNTWAMAAIFVLTMAEVADMLSCVQPPLVLLNSSSGMTLESLGDGGCAENPKHYGYISVLSLVATVMLVQLSHVVKLALMLLVTIATGAVNIHSWMYIYDIYDFIRYLDYSYSVVPTRYLLTVMIIIMMMSFYYFARHVERQSRKLFLWKIEVHNQKEKVYEMRTYNEALVTNMLPDHVAKHFLGSKMRDEELYSQSYDEIGVMFASIPNFSDFYTEESINNGGIECLRILNEIISDFDSLLDRTEFRHITKIKTIGSTYMAASGVTPESNTNGYADRKIEDQSILERWQHFADLADFALAMKVTLGNLNKQSFNNFMLRIGLNKGGVLAGVIGARKPHFDIWGNTVNVASRMESTGVMGNIQVVEDCYNILKEYGFRFVRRGPIYVKGKGELLTFFMKGKDNPVSKTNAVSLPHQIPDKS
- the LOC122324966 gene encoding adenylate cyclase type 3-like isoform X2 — translated: MSVNGTQDGPVTVAEPHAGGGAREITAARGGSLSLPRFMRLKFAPESLEKVYQTYFLRQRQETLLVLIVFAALFNGYVVIMCAVVYSEDKLKTLAVAAGGLASDILLYILCRFRLLPGFVSRGLVPYALWTLITVHVLCYFSLNFAGFHAAGDTVGWQTFFLFSFFLTLPLPLAPIALLSALSCCAHTLLLAFTIAQRHQDKLQLTVLIRQLVANLMLYFAAVLVGVMSYFMADRKYRTAFLEAKQSLEVSLTLKEQSQQQEELLLSILPKHIADEMLQGMKKGANQKSDAQQFNTMYMYRHENVSILFADIVGFTQLSSAVTPKELVKLLNELFARFDKLAAQHHQLRIKILGDCYYCICGLPDYREDHAVCSIMMGLSMVEAISYVREKTQTEVDMRVGVHTGTVLGGVLGQKRWQFDVWSTDVTVANKMESGGIPGRVHISQNTMDCLHGEFELEEGNGGERCEYLLEKGIDTYLVLVSKDTPKTNGVTNGTVINTTKPSGSYTSVKNIPEESETQLQLANMIDEGIEDEHLNQLLNKALLERETEETLEKRKTSVLSLRFEDSDLESRYSAEKERRTGVAFSCCCVVLIFTSVMEMLIDPQLIVNYVTLAVGELLLLILTLCSLAAIFPRVFPRRLVSFSQWIDRTRWARNTWAMAAIFVLTMAEVADMLSCVQPPLVLLNSSSGMTLESLGDGGCAENPKHYGYISVLSLVATVMLVQLSHVVKLALMLLVTIATGAVNIHSWMYIYDIYDFIRYLDYSYSVVPTRYLLTVMIIIMMMSFYYFARHVERQSRKLFLWKIEVHNQKEKVYEMRTYNEALVTNMLPDHVAKHFLGSKMRDEELYSQSYDEIGVMFASIPNFSDFYTEESINNGGIECLRILNEIISDFDSLLDRTEFRHITKIKTIGSTYMAASGVTPESNTNGYADRKIEDQSILERWQHFADLADFALAMKVTLGNLNKQSFNNFMLRIGLNKGGVLAGVIGARKPHFDIWGNTVNVASRMESTGVMGNIQVVEDCYNILKEYGFRFVRRGPIYVKGKGELLTFFMKGKDNPVSKTNAVSLPHQIPDKS